One region of Haloprofundus salilacus genomic DNA includes:
- a CDS encoding M42 family peptidase, with protein sequence MHHTQRRFLDELLTTPSPSGYETRGQRVWVDYVSEFADDVRTDAYGNAVAVHEGSGDGPELAFAGHADEIGYIVRRVDEEGFVRIGAIGGADRTVSKGQHVTIHADEPVHGVVGQTAIHLRNSDDELENIEKQHVDVGATSSEEAESLVEVGDPVTVSSTVQDLHGTRVAARGMDNRVGTWCAAEGLRLAVEADVDATVYAVSTVQEEVGLRGARMVGFDLAPDAVVAVDVGHATDSPDVKSEHRNGVSLGGGPVVSRGSANHPVVVDLARRAAREADIEIQLEARGSATGTDADAFYTQRGGVPSLNVSVPNRYMHTPVEVVDTDDLDDIAALFGAMAEQVGDIESFAVNI encoded by the coding sequence ATGCACCACACTCAACGACGGTTTCTGGACGAGCTGCTCACCACGCCGAGTCCGTCAGGCTACGAGACGCGCGGCCAACGCGTCTGGGTCGACTACGTGAGCGAGTTCGCCGACGACGTACGTACCGACGCCTACGGCAACGCCGTCGCGGTCCACGAAGGCTCCGGCGACGGTCCCGAACTCGCCTTCGCGGGCCACGCCGACGAAATTGGCTACATCGTCCGCCGCGTCGACGAGGAGGGCTTCGTCCGAATTGGCGCTATCGGCGGCGCGGACCGCACCGTCTCGAAGGGCCAGCACGTGACGATTCACGCCGACGAACCGGTTCACGGCGTCGTCGGCCAGACGGCGATTCACCTACGTAACTCCGACGACGAACTCGAGAACATCGAAAAGCAACACGTCGACGTGGGCGCGACGAGCAGTGAAGAGGCCGAATCGCTGGTCGAAGTCGGCGACCCGGTCACCGTCTCCTCCACGGTCCAAGATCTCCACGGGACGCGCGTCGCCGCCCGAGGGATGGACAACCGCGTCGGCACGTGGTGCGCCGCCGAAGGACTTCGACTCGCTGTCGAAGCGGACGTAGACGCCACGGTGTACGCCGTCAGCACGGTTCAGGAGGAAGTCGGTCTACGCGGCGCGCGGATGGTCGGCTTCGACCTCGCGCCGGACGCCGTCGTCGCCGTCGACGTGGGCCACGCCACCGACTCGCCGGACGTGAAGAGCGAACACCGAAACGGCGTCTCGCTCGGCGGCGGTCCGGTCGTCTCCCGCGGGAGTGCGAACCATCCGGTCGTTGTCGACCTCGCGCGGCGAGCGGCGCGGGAGGCCGACATCGAAATACAGCTGGAGGCGAGGGGGAGTGCGACCGGCACCGACGCCGACGCGTTCTACACCCAGCGCGGCGGCGTGCCGTCGCTGAACGTCAGCGTCCCGAACCGCTACATGCACACGCCGGTCGAAGTTGTCGATACGGACGATTTAGACGATATCGCGGCGCTGTTCGGCGCGATGGCCGAGCAGGTGGGTGATATCGAGTCGTTCGCTGTCAATATCTGA
- a CDS encoding AAA domain-containing protein: MKIRGPIVNVDGPRTVETKHGERNVADLAVRPTGEDAEELLDGDDSVTVTLWGKWTHTAEHAEAGMELLVTNAETNEYRGELSYTTGSDSYVVLEPGFLVNVTDIRSWVQCPRMYYLNKLSGIPLNYPVVKGTIVHEVFGDLLRGCDLDDAISDRVAEAGLQLGLLGRERDEVEDEVRRNAAAIEGWLAQGTLTDEDEWRSEYTLISPTFGVKGRADALRRGSPVELKTGKNLKRDPRFQDKIQAACYALLLEERGVPVDTGTLLYTKNTALDSSEETGDLSPAKDFSIGKGLLNFVVRTRNEIAALEYDGGVPTGFEADAKCQYCFEQDTCMVVSGRLDQRSKAGQIGKPLPDDELDYFRRFYNAIEEERRETHKEYRKLWEQTAEERADDDRAVIGLEPLGRRELPGGRWELRARKTDDAVSKLREGDVALASDGNPVTGHAELCRIQTLGEEVVVTADEPVDLRRLDVYPSDLSVDRMLTALHDALLKGNADRKDVLFGRREPEFEDDEVEYIDNNEAQNAAVNLAVNAEDCALVHGPPGTGKTYTIARTIRALVERGDRVLLTAFTNRAVDNALEALRDQGFEDIARVGTETGVRDDMQDLRLVRDGDPNERAAELNGASVVAATTASCGSRVLREQAFDVALVDEASQLTEPGTLAALNLAELFVLVGDHEQLPPVVRAENDLQKSLFERLIDAYPEASVMLDRQYRMAQRIQAFSSTEFYDGKLRPATPEVAAQRLSDLPGVDGSVLPEELRGGVSFVDPDGRREGNANPIEADRVAEVVSSFEAAGVEATDIGVIAPFRAQVAELTKRLDVTVDTVDRFQGSSKEVIVVSFVATGELDGPLFEDYRRVNVALTRAKKSLVLVGDAEALESDAFYARMLDWAR, translated from the coding sequence GTGAAGATTCGCGGTCCAATCGTGAACGTCGACGGTCCCCGGACGGTCGAGACGAAGCACGGCGAGCGCAACGTCGCCGACCTCGCGGTCCGGCCGACGGGCGAGGACGCCGAGGAACTGCTCGACGGCGACGACTCGGTGACGGTGACGCTCTGGGGGAAGTGGACCCATACCGCCGAACACGCCGAGGCGGGGATGGAACTGCTCGTCACGAACGCCGAGACGAACGAGTATCGAGGTGAACTGAGCTACACGACCGGCTCTGATTCCTACGTCGTCCTCGAACCCGGTTTTCTGGTGAACGTGACCGACATCCGTTCGTGGGTGCAGTGCCCGCGGATGTACTATCTGAACAAGCTCTCCGGAATTCCACTGAACTACCCGGTCGTGAAGGGGACCATCGTCCACGAGGTGTTCGGCGACCTGCTTCGGGGCTGTGACCTCGACGACGCCATCTCCGACCGCGTCGCGGAGGCAGGCCTCCAACTCGGGTTGCTCGGCCGCGAGCGCGACGAGGTGGAGGACGAGGTGCGGCGCAACGCCGCCGCCATCGAGGGATGGTTGGCGCAGGGGACGCTCACCGACGAGGACGAGTGGCGCTCCGAGTACACGCTCATCAGCCCCACATTCGGCGTGAAGGGGCGCGCCGACGCGCTCCGCCGCGGGTCGCCCGTCGAGCTCAAGACGGGTAAGAACCTCAAGCGCGACCCCCGATTCCAGGACAAGATTCAAGCGGCCTGCTACGCGCTGCTGCTCGAAGAGCGCGGCGTCCCCGTCGACACCGGGACGCTGCTGTACACGAAGAACACGGCGCTCGACAGCTCTGAGGAGACGGGCGACCTCTCGCCTGCGAAGGACTTCTCCATCGGCAAAGGCCTCCTCAACTTCGTGGTCCGCACCCGCAACGAGATTGCGGCGTTGGAGTACGACGGTGGCGTTCCGACGGGGTTCGAAGCCGACGCGAAGTGTCAGTACTGCTTCGAGCAGGACACCTGCATGGTCGTCTCCGGCCGCCTCGACCAGCGCTCGAAGGCTGGACAGATTGGAAAGCCGCTCCCCGACGACGAACTCGACTACTTTCGCCGATTTTACAACGCCATCGAGGAGGAGCGCCGCGAGACGCACAAGGAGTACCGCAAACTCTGGGAGCAAACCGCGGAAGAACGCGCGGACGACGACAGAGCGGTCATCGGTCTCGAACCGCTCGGTCGCCGAGAACTGCCGGGCGGGCGCTGGGAACTCCGCGCGAGGAAGACCGACGACGCCGTCTCGAAGCTCCGCGAGGGCGACGTGGCGCTCGCCTCTGACGGCAACCCGGTGACGGGTCACGCCGAACTCTGTCGCATCCAGACGCTGGGCGAAGAGGTGGTCGTCACCGCCGACGAACCAGTCGACCTGCGCCGCCTCGACGTCTACCCCTCCGACCTCTCGGTCGACCGGATGCTCACGGCGCTGCACGACGCGCTGTTGAAGGGGAACGCGGATCGGAAGGACGTGCTGTTCGGCCGCCGCGAACCGGAGTTCGAGGACGACGAGGTTGAGTACATCGACAACAACGAGGCGCAGAACGCGGCGGTGAACTTGGCGGTCAACGCCGAGGACTGCGCGCTCGTCCACGGCCCGCCCGGCACGGGGAAGACGTACACTATCGCCCGGACGATTCGCGCGCTGGTCGAGCGGGGCGACCGGGTGCTTCTCACCGCGTTCACGAACCGTGCCGTCGACAACGCGCTCGAAGCACTCCGCGACCAGGGGTTCGAGGACATAGCGCGCGTCGGCACCGAGACCGGCGTCCGCGACGACATGCAGGACCTCCGTCTCGTCCGCGACGGCGACCCGAACGAGCGCGCAGCGGAACTCAACGGGGCGAGTGTCGTCGCCGCGACGACGGCCTCCTGCGGGTCGCGCGTTCTCCGCGAGCAGGCGTTCGACGTGGCGCTCGTCGACGAGGCGTCGCAACTCACCGAACCGGGGACGCTCGCGGCGCTCAACCTCGCCGAGCTGTTCGTCCTCGTCGGCGACCACGAACAACTGCCGCCCGTGGTGAGGGCCGAGAACGACTTGCAGAAATCGCTGTTCGAGCGCCTCATCGACGCCTACCCCGAGGCGTCGGTGATGCTCGACCGCCAGTACCGGATGGCCCAGCGGATTCAGGCGTTTTCGTCCACTGAGTTCTACGACGGGAAACTGCGCCCGGCGACGCCGGAGGTCGCCGCCCAGCGCCTCTCGGATTTGCCGGGCGTCGACGGCTCTGTGCTTCCCGAAGAACTCCGCGGCGGCGTCTCCTTCGTCGACCCGGATGGGCGACGCGAGGGCAACGCTAATCCAATCGAAGCCGACCGAGTCGCGGAAGTCGTCTCGTCGTTCGAGGCGGCGGGCGTCGAAGCCACCGATATCGGTGTCATCGCGCCGTTCCGCGCACAGGTCGCCGAACTCACGAAACGCCTCGACGTGACCGTCGACACCGTCGACCGGTTTCAGGGGTCGAGCAAGGAGGTCATCGTCGTCTCCTTCGTCGCCACCGGCGAGTTGGACGGGCCGCTATTCGAGGACTACCGCCGGGTGAACGTGGCGCTCACGCGGGCGAAGAAGTCGCTCGTCCTCGTCGGCGACGCCGAGGCGCTCGAATCCGACGCGTTCTACGCCCGGATGCTCGACTGGGCGCGGTGA
- a CDS encoding ATP-dependent helicase produces MSGRELLAASDVDFDPDTATIEDESVLDLLEPSVREWWVEQFGEYVPGNGGFFTPPQREAVPLIHERANALICAPTGSGKTLASFTAIINELFRRDRERGEGLENSVYCLYVSPLKSLANDIHRNLEVPLAGISERMAERDVDTEIRHAIRHGDTDSAARQKMLEETPHILNTTPETLAILLNSPKFKEKLRTVEYVVVDEIHSLAENKRGTHLSVSLERLENLAESSPTRIGCSATVEPLSTMAEFLVGREDGEIREYEIVDTRFVRDFDLRLECPTDDLVDTPRQVVQSRFYDRLRELVASHTNTLVFTNTRSGAERVLQNLRERFPKHFDESNSGCHHGSLSKDRRQEIERQLKAGELDVVTTSTSLELGIDMPHVDLVVQVGSPKSVASLLQRVGRAGHRLGETVQGRVVALDRDELVECAVMLKKAEEGFVDRVFVPENAYDVASQQVYGMAINGVEREADVKATLYRAYPYRNFSDDEWERLMAYLTADYEGLEEKNVYAKIWRDTNDAPDGEHHYEAFDVGEPLIGKRGRLARVIYMTNIGTIPDSFTCDVYVRSSNEWVGNLDEGYLDTLEKGDVFVLGGDNFEFSYRRGSKVYVDRTASRPTVPSWFSERLPLSYDLGREILDFQRELLAHLASGGRPGVRTWLREFPMDENSVRAVARMFDEQVRYAGPETVSTESRLAVEEVLDRDEYRRNFYVHSNYGRKFNDGLSRLVAARCARRSNTNVKVAVADNGFSISMPLNRKVDVADVIRSLDPDDARDELRRALDGTDLLKRYFRINATRSLMILKRYKGYEKTAAQQQVSSEMLLSFARELDEFAVMEETYRELVEDKLDLGGIREVLGDVQTGDVTVTRRELDSPSPRAFGLATLMASDVVLAEDESAVLREFHERVVAELGDEEAETASADLGWTDD; encoded by the coding sequence ATGAGTGGTCGGGAGCTGTTGGCGGCGTCGGACGTCGATTTCGACCCCGATACGGCAACCATCGAAGACGAGTCGGTGCTCGACCTGCTGGAGCCGTCGGTTCGCGAGTGGTGGGTCGAGCAGTTCGGCGAGTACGTCCCCGGCAACGGCGGTTTCTTCACCCCGCCGCAACGCGAGGCGGTACCCCTCATCCACGAACGAGCGAACGCGCTCATCTGCGCGCCCACCGGGTCCGGTAAGACGCTCGCCTCGTTTACCGCCATCATCAACGAACTGTTCCGACGGGACAGAGAGCGGGGCGAGGGCCTCGAAAACTCGGTGTACTGTCTCTACGTCTCGCCGCTGAAATCGCTCGCCAACGACATCCACCGCAATCTGGAGGTGCCGCTGGCGGGCATCTCCGAGCGAATGGCCGAGCGCGACGTCGACACCGAGATTCGCCACGCCATCCGCCACGGCGACACCGACTCCGCGGCCCGGCAGAAGATGCTCGAGGAGACGCCACACATTCTCAACACCACGCCTGAGACGCTTGCCATCCTGCTCAACTCGCCGAAGTTCAAGGAGAAACTACGGACGGTGGAGTACGTCGTCGTCGACGAGATTCACAGCCTCGCGGAGAACAAACGCGGGACGCACCTGTCGGTCTCGCTCGAACGCCTCGAAAATCTTGCCGAGTCGTCGCCGACGCGAATCGGCTGTTCGGCCACTGTCGAACCGCTGTCAACGATGGCGGAGTTTCTCGTCGGGCGGGAGGACGGCGAAATCCGAGAGTACGAGATCGTCGACACGCGGTTCGTCCGCGACTTCGACCTCCGACTAGAGTGTCCGACCGACGACCTCGTCGACACGCCGCGGCAGGTCGTCCAGAGTCGCTTCTACGACCGACTCCGCGAGCTCGTGGCCTCGCACACGAACACGCTCGTCTTCACGAACACCCGGTCTGGCGCCGAGCGCGTGTTACAGAACCTCCGAGAGCGCTTTCCCAAGCACTTCGACGAGTCGAACTCGGGCTGTCACCACGGGTCGCTCTCGAAGGACCGACGACAGGAGATAGAGCGGCAGTTGAAAGCCGGAGAGCTGGACGTGGTGACGACCTCAACCAGTCTCGAACTCGGCATCGACATGCCGCACGTCGACCTCGTCGTGCAGGTCGGGTCGCCGAAGTCGGTGGCGTCGCTGCTTCAGCGGGTCGGCCGCGCCGGCCACCGCCTCGGCGAGACAGTCCAGGGCCGCGTCGTCGCCCTCGACCGCGACGAACTCGTCGAGTGCGCAGTGATGCTGAAGAAGGCCGAGGAGGGGTTCGTCGACCGGGTGTTCGTCCCCGAGAACGCCTACGACGTGGCGAGTCAGCAGGTGTACGGGATGGCGATAAACGGCGTCGAGCGCGAAGCGGACGTGAAGGCGACGCTCTACCGGGCGTACCCGTACCGGAACTTCTCGGACGACGAGTGGGAGCGTCTGATGGCGTACCTGACCGCCGACTACGAGGGGCTGGAGGAGAAGAACGTCTACGCCAAGATCTGGCGCGATACCAACGACGCTCCGGACGGCGAGCACCACTACGAGGCGTTCGACGTGGGCGAACCCCTCATCGGCAAGCGCGGGCGACTGGCGCGCGTGATCTACATGACGAACATCGGCACCATTCCCGACTCGTTCACCTGCGACGTGTACGTCCGCAGTTCAAACGAGTGGGTCGGCAACCTCGACGAGGGCTACCTCGACACCCTCGAGAAGGGCGACGTGTTCGTCCTCGGCGGCGACAACTTCGAGTTCAGCTACCGCCGCGGGTCGAAGGTGTACGTCGACCGGACCGCCTCGCGTCCCACCGTCCCCTCGTGGTTCTCCGAGCGCCTCCCGCTGTCGTACGACCTCGGCCGCGAAATCCTCGACTTTCAGCGCGAACTGCTCGCTCACTTGGCGAGCGGCGGCCGGCCCGGCGTCCGCACGTGGCTCCGCGAGTTCCCAATGGACGAGAACAGCGTCCGCGCCGTCGCCCGGATGTTCGACGAACAGGTGCGCTACGCCGGTCCCGAGACGGTCAGCACCGAGTCGCGACTCGCCGTCGAGGAGGTGTTGGACCGCGACGAGTACCGCCGCAACTTCTACGTCCACTCCAACTACGGACGAAAGTTCAACGACGGTCTCTCGCGACTCGTCGCCGCCCGCTGCGCGCGGCGCTCGAACACGAACGTCAAAGTCGCCGTCGCTGACAACGGCTTCAGCATCTCGATGCCACTGAACCGGAAGGTGGACGTGGCGGACGTGATCCGCTCGCTGGACCCCGACGACGCCCGCGACGAACTCCGGCGGGCGCTCGACGGGACAGACCTCCTGAAGCGCTACTTCCGCATCAACGCGACTCGCTCGCTGATGATTCTGAAGCGGTACAAGGGGTACGAGAAGACTGCCGCCCAACAGCAGGTGTCTTCGGAGATGCTGCTGTCGTTCGCCCGGGAACTCGACGAGTTCGCGGTGATGGAGGAAACGTACCGCGAACTCGTCGAGGACAAACTCGACCTCGGGGGGATTCGGGAGGTTCTCGGGGACGTGCAGACGGGCGACGTGACGGTGACGCGCCGCGAACTCGACTCGCCGTCGCCGCGGGCGTTCGGTCTCGCCACGCTGATGGCCAGCGACGTGGTGCTCGCCGAGGACGAGTCGGCGGTGCTCAGAGAGTTTCACGAACGCGTCGTCGCCGAACTCGGCGACGAGGAGGCCGAAACAGCGTCGGCCGACCTTGGGTGGACCGACGACTGA
- a CDS encoding DUF6789 family protein: protein MSKGSDNPAMTDSGATQETSDQEAGLSLDMATVAAGAGLGGMVAMTPILAIGILLGVLEPSAFAGLSEIVGLGPSFLIGTVIFVGGGMTTLPLLFVSLAVFLPGATLARRGVSFSSIIWTGFAIAFYSEQTGAALAGYLVLTLVSHWAYGYVLGVLYDRYAAVPQYEV from the coding sequence ATGTCAAAGGGCTCCGACAATCCGGCGATGACAGACTCGGGCGCGACTCAAGAGACATCCGACCAGGAGGCGGGACTGAGTCTCGACATGGCCACCGTCGCCGCCGGGGCGGGGCTCGGCGGGATGGTGGCGATGACGCCGATTCTCGCCATCGGTATCCTCCTCGGTGTCCTCGAGCCGTCGGCGTTCGCGGGACTGTCCGAGATCGTCGGTCTCGGACCGAGTTTCCTCATCGGGACCGTCATCTTCGTCGGCGGCGGGATGACGACGCTCCCGCTGCTTTTCGTCTCGCTGGCGGTGTTTCTCCCCGGAGCGACGCTCGCCCGCCGCGGCGTCTCGTTTTCGAGTATCATCTGGACGGGGTTCGCCATCGCGTTCTACTCCGAGCAGACGGGCGCGGCGCTGGCGGGCTACCTCGTCCTCACGCTCGTCTCCCACTGGGCGTACGGCTACGTCCTCGGCGTGCTGTACGACCGCTACGCGGCGGTTCCGCAGTACGAGGTCTGA
- a CDS encoding 50S ribosomal protein L11, translating into MAGTIEVLVPGGQANPGPPLGPELGPTPVDVQAVVQEINDQTDAFDGMEVPVTVEYEDDGSFEISVGVPPTAALIKDEAGFDTGSGTPQSEFVADLSIDQVKKIAEQKSLDLLAYDVKNAAKEVGGTCVTLGVTIEGEDARTFKQRVDDGEYDDVLAEEATA; encoded by the coding sequence ATGGCTGGAACTATCGAAGTGCTCGTCCCCGGCGGGCAGGCCAACCCCGGTCCGCCGCTCGGACCGGAACTCGGCCCGACGCCGGTGGACGTGCAGGCCGTCGTACAGGAGATCAACGACCAGACCGACGCGTTCGACGGCATGGAAGTCCCCGTCACCGTCGAGTACGAGGACGACGGCTCGTTCGAGATCTCCGTCGGCGTGCCGCCGACGGCGGCGCTCATCAAGGACGAGGCCGGCTTCGACACCGGCAGCGGGACGCCGCAGTCGGAGTTCGTCGCCGACCTCTCCATCGATCAGGTGAAGAAGATCGCCGAGCAGAAGAGCCTGGACCTGCTCGCCTACGACGTGAAGAACGCCGCCAAGGAGGTCGGCGGCACCTGCGTCACGCTCGGTGTCACCATCGAGGGCGAGGACGCCCGCACGTTCAAACAGCGCGTCGACGACGGCGAGTACGACGACGTGCTCGCCGAGGAAGCGACGGCGTAG
- a CDS encoding glycoside hydrolase family 3 N-terminal domain-containing protein, whose product MSDDNETPPYRRQDLDTAERVLDLIDRMTLEEKAGQLVGTWGGHLREELTFEDVADAVREYYLGVAAPFGWAAPLATDPVDVAELANELQRVAREETRLGIPMLFNLDAVHGNAYVADTTVFPNGLGAAATWDPELVEKSAEITATEVRRSGAHQNYSPTCDVARDLRWGRTFETFGESPLLCATLAAAKVRGYQQGEDPVLATAKHFPAYSEPERGEDASPVDVSEYKLRNTFTRPFVDALSAGVDSVMPSYNSVNGEPSHGSQTVLTDLLRDELGFDGHVVSDWNGVRQLAADHRTAKDQRDAVQQAHAAGLDVASVGSVEHAENLVDLVESGELDEETLDASVRRVLERKFELGLFEDPFVDPDAAVETVGSDDHREVAREAARASMTLLKNDGILPLSGDEDVFVCGPNADDLVHQLGGWSVLDADDAVGETVLEALRECAERDDNDASVTYEQGATLNETLDLDAAAEKAAEADVAVLALGEGWYLHEFGPAAQAGVPTGEWPTRSELGLSDAQRELAHRIHETGTPVVGVLVTGRPLAVDWLDRNAAGLLMAYYPGTEGGRAVAETLFGENDPSGRLPISVPRSTGDLPQYHDHLAHPRPIGDDEHPPSYAPLYEFGHGLSYTMFEYGDLGVENAELEEEGELDVTVTVSNTGDRPGTETVHVYGRQEVSSRVRPERWLVGFERVSVEPSESESVTVSIPATEFGFHKPGEGHVVEPGEYRAFVGDEEATFEIAE is encoded by the coding sequence ATGAGTGACGACAACGAGACGCCGCCGTATCGACGACAGGACCTCGACACCGCCGAGCGCGTCTTGGATCTCATCGACCGGATGACGCTCGAAGAGAAGGCTGGACAGCTCGTCGGGACGTGGGGCGGTCACCTCCGCGAGGAACTGACGTTCGAGGACGTCGCGGACGCGGTCCGCGAGTACTACCTCGGCGTCGCCGCGCCCTTCGGGTGGGCCGCGCCGCTCGCGACGGACCCGGTCGACGTCGCCGAACTCGCCAACGAACTCCAGCGCGTCGCCCGCGAGGAGACGCGACTCGGGATTCCGATGCTTTTCAACCTCGACGCGGTCCACGGCAACGCCTACGTCGCGGACACGACTGTGTTCCCGAACGGTCTCGGCGCGGCGGCGACGTGGGACCCCGAATTGGTCGAAAAGAGCGCCGAAATCACCGCGACGGAGGTCAGACGGTCCGGCGCGCACCAGAACTACTCGCCGACCTGCGACGTGGCGCGCGACCTGCGCTGGGGGCGCACCTTCGAGACGTTCGGCGAGAGTCCGCTGCTCTGTGCGACGCTGGCGGCGGCGAAGGTGCGCGGCTATCAGCAGGGCGAAGATCCCGTTCTCGCGACGGCGAAACACTTCCCGGCGTACAGCGAACCCGAGCGCGGCGAGGACGCCTCGCCCGTCGACGTGTCGGAGTACAAGCTCCGAAACACGTTCACCCGACCGTTCGTGGACGCGCTCTCAGCGGGCGTCGACTCGGTGATGCCGAGCTACAACTCCGTCAACGGCGAACCCTCCCACGGCTCCCAGACGGTTCTCACCGACCTGCTCCGCGACGAGCTGGGGTTCGACGGCCACGTCGTCTCCGACTGGAACGGCGTCCGACAGCTCGCCGCCGACCACCGGACGGCGAAAGATCAGCGCGACGCCGTCCAGCAGGCCCACGCAGCCGGACTCGACGTCGCCTCCGTCGGCAGCGTCGAACACGCCGAGAACCTCGTCGACCTGGTCGAAAGCGGCGAACTCGACGAGGAGACACTCGACGCGAGCGTCCGCCGTGTCCTCGAACGCAAGTTCGAACTCGGATTGTTCGAAGACCCGTTCGTCGACCCGGACGCCGCCGTCGAGACGGTCGGCAGCGACGACCACCGCGAGGTGGCGCGCGAGGCCGCCCGCGCCAGCATGACCCTGCTCAAAAACGACGGCATCCTCCCGCTGTCGGGTGACGAGGACGTGTTCGTCTGCGGACCGAACGCTGACGATCTCGTTCACCAACTCGGCGGGTGGAGCGTGCTCGACGCCGACGACGCCGTCGGCGAGACGGTTCTGGAGGCGCTCCGCGAGTGCGCCGAGCGCGACGACAACGACGCGAGCGTCACCTACGAGCAGGGCGCGACGCTCAACGAGACGCTCGATTTGGACGCCGCCGCGGAGAAAGCCGCGGAGGCCGACGTAGCCGTACTGGCGCTCGGCGAGGGCTGGTATCTCCACGAGTTCGGTCCCGCCGCGCAGGCGGGCGTTCCGACGGGCGAGTGGCCCACGCGCTCGGAACTCGGATTGTCGGACGCACAGCGCGAACTCGCCCACCGCATTCACGAGACCGGTACGCCGGTCGTCGGCGTGCTCGTCACCGGACGCCCGCTCGCCGTCGACTGGCTCGACCGCAACGCCGCGGGTCTCTTGATGGCGTACTACCCCGGTACCGAGGGCGGCCGCGCCGTCGCCGAGACGCTGTTCGGCGAGAACGATCCCAGCGGACGGCTTCCCATCTCGGTGCCGCGGTCGACGGGCGACCTGCCGCAGTACCACGACCACCTCGCGCATCCACGGCCCATCGGCGACGACGAACATCCGCCGTCGTACGCGCCGCTGTACGAGTTCGGCCACGGGCTGAGCTACACGATGTTCGAGTACGGCGACCTCGGCGTCGAGAACGCCGAACTCGAGGAGGAGGGGGAACTCGACGTGACGGTAACCGTCTCGAACACCGGCGACCGGCCGGGCACCGAGACCGTCCACGTCTACGGCCGTCAGGAGGTGAGTTCGCGCGTCCGACCCGAGCGCTGGCTGGTCGGCTTCGAACGGGTGTCGGTCGAACCCAGCGAGTCCGAGTCGGTCACGGTGTCGATTCCCGCGACCGAGTTCGGCTTCCACAAACCGGGCGAGGGCCACGTCGTCGAACCCGGCGAGTATCGGGCGTTTGTCGGCGACGAGGAGGCGACGTTCGAGATAGCCGAGTGA
- a CDS encoding zinc-dependent metalloprotease — MNLYRSVRAVAGASGTGVIDWDAVAEAAKAATEPGDLTLSDDERAGYAADVRDARNRLRTVGDVEFDLPDAIEVQNRHHWIDANILTFERVMRPLEERAEGIFPGVARTLNTGSMAFMLSFLGGNVLGQYDPLLLAEGDDAHGLYFVHPNIRKVADQLNVDYPRFRRWIAFHEVSHAAEFGAAPWLSGHLESRMERGVDALTEGTIDREAFRELDTAMTAVEGYAELLMDRAFDDDYEDLRRKLDARRRGGGPLAQLARRLLGLGLKRRQYERGARFFESVAEVRGVAAASKVWEKPENLPTNKELDDPGLWLARVDP, encoded by the coding sequence ATGAACCTCTACCGTAGCGTCCGGGCAGTCGCGGGCGCGTCGGGCACCGGCGTCATCGACTGGGACGCTGTCGCAGAGGCCGCGAAAGCCGCCACCGAGCCCGGGGATCTGACTCTCTCTGACGACGAACGGGCGGGCTACGCCGCCGACGTACGCGACGCCCGCAACCGACTTCGAACGGTCGGCGACGTCGAGTTCGACCTCCCCGACGCCATCGAGGTGCAGAACCGCCACCACTGGATAGACGCCAACATCCTCACGTTCGAGCGCGTAATGCGGCCGCTCGAAGAGCGCGCCGAGGGCATTTTCCCCGGTGTCGCCCGAACCCTCAACACCGGGTCGATGGCGTTCATGCTCTCGTTTCTCGGCGGCAACGTGCTCGGCCAGTACGACCCCCTTCTCCTGGCCGAGGGCGACGACGCCCACGGTCTCTACTTCGTCCACCCCAATATTCGCAAGGTCGCCGACCAGTTGAACGTCGACTACCCCCGCTTCCGCCGCTGGATCGCGTTCCACGAAGTCTCGCACGCCGCGGAGTTCGGCGCGGCCCCGTGGCTCTCGGGTCATCTCGAATCGCGGATGGAGCGCGGCGTCGACGCACTCACTGAGGGAACCATCGACCGGGAGGCGTTCCGCGAACTCGACACCGCGATGACGGCCGTCGAGGGATACGCAGAACTGCTGATGGACCGCGCGTTCGACGATGACTACGAGGACCTCCGACGAAAACTCGACGCGCGCCGTCGCGGCGGCGGTCCGTTAGCGCAACTCGCCCGCCGCCTGCTCGGACTCGGCCTCAAGCGTCGCCAGTACGAACGCGGCGCGCGCTTCTTCGAGTCCGTCGCCGAGGTCCGTGGCGTAGCCGCCGCCAGCAAAGTCTGGGAGAAACCGGAGAACCTGCCGACCAACAAGGAACTCGACGACCCCGGCCTCTGGCTGGCGCGCGTCGACCCCTGA